One window of the Archangium primigenium genome contains the following:
- a CDS encoding NYN domain-containing protein gives MTQPSRSASTYVLIDAENIDWAVSNVVGRKPEPQDRVQFDRLVAFCESRFPTPARCIVVLNARGEQLPDVMIGFVRALKTAGCEVVLLHGRPEQKVVDIGILKLLEAIRTTKPGAHVVLASHDGSDFAAALRPLLDEKRKVTLLGLREYVSQRFREFVPAGLEILDLEMDAKVFQRPLPRLLPIRVDDFDAAGFL, from the coding sequence ATGACGCAACCGAGCCGTTCCGCCTCCACCTACGTCCTCATCGATGCGGAGAACATCGATTGGGCCGTGTCCAACGTCGTGGGACGCAAGCCGGAGCCCCAGGATCGCGTGCAGTTCGATCGCCTGGTGGCGTTCTGCGAGTCGCGCTTCCCCACCCCCGCGCGCTGCATCGTGGTGCTCAACGCCCGGGGCGAGCAGCTGCCGGACGTGATGATCGGCTTCGTGCGCGCGCTCAAGACCGCGGGCTGCGAGGTCGTGCTGCTGCACGGCCGCCCCGAGCAGAAGGTGGTGGACATCGGCATCCTGAAGTTGCTGGAGGCCATCCGCACCACCAAGCCGGGCGCCCACGTGGTGCTCGCCAGCCACGACGGCAGCGACTTCGCCGCCGCCCTGCGCCCGCTCCTGGACGAGAAGCGCAAGGTGACGCTGCTGGGTCTGCGCGAGTACGTGAGCCAGCGCTTCCGCGAGTTCGTGCCCGCGGGCCTGGAGATCCTCGACCTGGAGATGGACGCCAAGGTCTTCCAGCGTCCCCTGCCCCGGCTGCTGCCCATCCGCGTGGACGACTTCGACGCGGCCGGCTTCCTCTAA
- a CDS encoding helix-turn-helix domain-containing protein, whose translation MVPKRVVAPRGKHESKQKLARALGDTARGARKREALTQADVAERIGLATEVYGRLERGLLMPSVPTLRRLCLALRLPADALLSLDMARPPAWTEAPAPPEEEGPEMRRLMRHVRKLTAEQLKALALVAATLRREE comes from the coding sequence ATGGTGCCGAAGAGGGTGGTGGCCCCCCGAGGGAAGCACGAGAGCAAGCAGAAGCTGGCCCGAGCGCTGGGCGACACGGCCCGGGGCGCGCGCAAGCGCGAGGCGCTGACCCAGGCCGACGTGGCCGAGCGCATTGGACTGGCGACCGAGGTGTATGGACGACTGGAGCGGGGCCTGCTCATGCCGAGCGTGCCCACGCTGCGCCGGTTGTGCCTGGCGCTGCGGCTGCCGGCGGACGCGCTTCTGTCGCTCGACATGGCCCGTCCGCCCGCGTGGACGGAGGCCCCCGCGCCGCCCGAGGAGGAGGGCCCCGAGATGCGGCGGCTGATGCGGCATGTCCGCAAGCTCACTGCTGAACAACTCAAGGCCCTGGCCCTCGTGGCCGCCACCCTGCGGCGGGAGGAGTGA
- a CDS encoding helix-turn-helix transcriptional regulator yields MSRLTSVLDVELAPAQPHVSLVDARRIEAPDPSGLSVLVKYMAPRISGFAQTVRKQALVRPEGLAGAVVGGFYSLVSSSYPTRAFADPLEGLSWLGRTETEARGLLSELDALVLQQQGQSPLIGELHRVMRPKLCEELNLADVAREMGMSERTLQRRLRDTGTSFQAEFNMVQVRTAQSLLLASDAKLTAVAAEVGCASLQHFSSLFRKYTGESPSVWRAKNKPGA; encoded by the coding sequence ATCTCCCGGCTCACCTCGGTGCTGGACGTGGAGCTGGCCCCGGCCCAGCCGCACGTGTCGCTCGTGGATGCGCGGCGCATCGAGGCGCCAGACCCCAGCGGGCTGTCCGTGCTGGTGAAGTACATGGCCCCGCGCATCTCCGGCTTCGCCCAGACGGTGCGCAAGCAGGCCCTGGTGCGCCCCGAGGGGCTGGCGGGCGCGGTGGTGGGCGGCTTCTACAGCCTGGTGAGTTCCAGCTATCCCACCCGTGCCTTCGCCGACCCCCTGGAGGGCCTGAGCTGGCTGGGCCGCACCGAGACCGAGGCGCGCGGGCTGCTCTCGGAGCTGGACGCGCTGGTGCTCCAGCAACAGGGCCAGTCGCCGCTCATCGGCGAGCTGCACCGGGTGATGCGCCCCAAGCTGTGCGAGGAGCTCAACCTGGCGGACGTGGCGCGGGAGATGGGCATGTCCGAGCGCACGCTCCAGCGCCGCCTGCGCGACACGGGCACGTCCTTCCAGGCCGAGTTCAACATGGTGCAGGTGCGCACCGCCCAGTCCCTGCTGCTGGCGAGCGACGCCAAGCTCACGGCGGTGGCCGCCGAGGTGGGCTGCGCCTCGCTGCAACACTTCAGCAGCCTGTTTCGCAAGTACACCGGCGAGTCCCCCAGCGTCTGGCGCGCCAAGAACAAGCCCGGGGCCTGA
- a CDS encoding protein kinase domain-containing protein — translation MPGWERYQGLRLLGQGGMGQVFLAYDPRLRRHVAIKFVKGEDGDLSRRFLSEARAQARVAHESVCQVHEVAEVDGRPYIAMQFIDGVPLGQLVGQLTVEQTVQVMRDACRGVHAAHRAGLIHRDLKPGNILVERTEDGRLKAYVMDFGLAHDGTATGATATGSVLGTPQYMSPEQARGEVGRLDRRADVYSLGATLYQLLTGHVPISGDNGLEVLSRIPTVEPRPPRALAPGLPEDLEAIVLTCLEKDRAARYDSAHALAEDLERFLVGEPVRARAPGWAYRLRKHVRRHRVAVGAAAVALVAVTGALGWTAVARQRAAARERLIRHFTERVEHIEAQARYSALSRLHDVRADRAELRRAMASLEEEIHRADDTVQAAGHYALGRGALALGDPHQARERLERAWAQGFHEPRVAWTLALVLGGLYREQLLEAENLPSPERRESARRALQERYRAPALEWSRRGAGAEVPSAGYMAALLDFHEERLDEALRRLDAEGPGRPWFHEGLQLRGDLLMLRARHRWNRGDTDGARADLTAGREALRAAAATAESLPAVHESLARLEYTELVLELYSRGDILPAYTRGLEAVARMAAVAPDSPEARFREARFHNRLAEFRLNQGADAEAPLDQALTAARAALALAPGHTPSRRELAQGLLRRARSLQGRGLEPGPVLRQALEVLEPIPEAERDYEFHALRGLLFRVWVDHTEATGGDPSAPLTEAIAAYQRAIALDERLPDAWINLGQAWLKHAGLASTARPEEDLEQARRALERAQALNPRNFVAWFLGGTLEFERATWLRQTGADARPALVTAAAHFQRGLDINPRVAPLHNGQGMAFAEQGREAWERGEDPEPLLARAQAAYARAVEVAPGQGWGQNNAGEVHAARAGYRLLQGEDPSAEARAAEAEYLRAVTLLPGQATPWANLAKVRVQRAAFVLEHGGDPQALLAQAQEALTQAFQRHADEAQAWFHQGEVHALQARLQGRRRAPDTGEAFDRATRAHEKAVQLAPRNADYRLALGHLERERGRWLRASGQDAAPTLQRGLTLAEALLAARPTWTEALWLKASLLEALRTPDAALTAKVLAANPHRARWWRGQSSGP, via the coding sequence GTGCCGGGCTGGGAGCGCTACCAGGGCCTGCGCCTGCTGGGCCAGGGTGGCATGGGCCAGGTGTTCCTCGCCTACGATCCGCGCCTGCGCCGGCACGTGGCCATCAAGTTCGTCAAGGGCGAGGACGGCGACCTGTCGCGCCGCTTCCTGTCCGAGGCGCGCGCCCAGGCCCGCGTCGCCCACGAGAGCGTCTGCCAGGTGCACGAGGTGGCCGAGGTGGACGGCCGCCCCTACATCGCCATGCAGTTCATCGACGGCGTGCCGCTCGGGCAGCTCGTGGGCCAGCTCACCGTGGAGCAGACGGTCCAGGTGATGCGCGACGCCTGCCGGGGCGTGCACGCCGCCCACCGCGCCGGGCTCATCCACCGCGACCTCAAGCCGGGCAACATCCTGGTCGAGCGCACCGAGGACGGCCGGCTCAAGGCCTACGTCATGGACTTCGGCCTGGCCCATGACGGCACGGCCACCGGCGCCACCGCCACCGGCTCCGTGCTGGGCACGCCGCAGTACATGTCCCCCGAGCAGGCCCGGGGCGAGGTGGGCCGCCTGGATCGCCGCGCGGACGTCTACAGCCTGGGCGCCACGCTCTACCAACTGCTCACCGGCCACGTCCCCATCTCCGGCGACAACGGGCTGGAGGTGCTCAGCCGCATCCCCACCGTGGAGCCCCGCCCGCCCCGCGCGCTCGCGCCCGGCCTGCCCGAGGACCTGGAGGCCATCGTCCTCACGTGCCTGGAGAAGGACCGCGCGGCCCGGTACGACTCGGCCCACGCGCTCGCCGAGGACCTGGAGCGCTTCCTCGTGGGCGAGCCCGTCCGTGCGCGCGCCCCTGGCTGGGCCTACCGGCTGCGCAAGCACGTGCGCCGGCACCGGGTGGCCGTGGGCGCGGCGGCGGTGGCGCTCGTGGCGGTGACGGGCGCCCTGGGCTGGACCGCGGTGGCTCGCCAGCGCGCCGCCGCGCGCGAGCGGCTCATCCGCCACTTCACCGAGCGCGTGGAGCACATCGAGGCCCAGGCCCGTTACTCCGCCCTGTCGCGCCTGCACGACGTGCGCGCCGATCGCGCCGAGCTGCGCCGCGCCATGGCCTCGCTGGAGGAGGAGATCCACCGGGCGGACGACACCGTCCAGGCCGCGGGCCACTACGCGCTCGGACGCGGCGCGCTGGCGCTCGGCGACCCGCACCAGGCCCGCGAGCGACTGGAGCGCGCGTGGGCCCAGGGCTTCCACGAACCGCGCGTCGCCTGGACCCTGGCCCTGGTGCTCGGGGGGCTCTACCGCGAACAGCTCCTGGAGGCGGAGAACCTCCCCTCGCCCGAGCGGCGCGAGTCGGCCCGGCGCGCGCTCCAGGAGCGCTACCGCGCGCCCGCCCTGGAGTGGTCACGGCGCGGCGCGGGCGCCGAGGTGCCCTCGGCCGGGTACATGGCGGCGCTGTTGGACTTCCACGAGGAGCGGCTCGACGAGGCCCTGCGCCGGCTCGACGCGGAGGGCCCCGGACGCCCCTGGTTCCACGAGGGGCTCCAGCTCCGGGGCGATCTGCTCATGCTCCGGGCCCGGCACCGCTGGAACCGGGGCGACACGGACGGGGCCCGCGCGGACCTCACGGCCGGCCGGGAGGCCCTGCGCGCCGCCGCCGCCACCGCCGAGAGCCTGCCTGCGGTGCACGAGTCCCTGGCGCGGCTCGAGTACACCGAGCTGGTCCTGGAGCTCTACAGCCGGGGCGACATCCTCCCCGCCTATACGCGCGGCCTGGAGGCCGTGGCGCGCATGGCCGCGGTGGCGCCGGACTCGCCCGAGGCGCGCTTTCGCGAGGCGCGCTTCCACAACCGGCTGGCGGAGTTCCGGCTCAACCAGGGCGCCGACGCGGAGGCCCCGCTCGACCAGGCCCTCACCGCCGCGCGCGCCGCCCTCGCCCTCGCCCCCGGCCACACGCCCTCCCGCCGCGAGCTGGCGCAGGGCCTGTTGCGCCGCGCGCGCTCGCTCCAGGGCCGGGGACTGGAGCCCGGACCCGTGCTGCGCCAGGCCCTCGAGGTGCTCGAGCCCATTCCCGAAGCGGAGCGCGACTACGAGTTCCACGCCCTGCGCGGTCTACTGTTCCGCGTCTGGGTGGACCACACGGAGGCCACGGGGGGCGATCCCTCCGCCCCTCTCACCGAGGCCATCGCGGCGTACCAGCGGGCCATCGCGCTGGACGAGCGGCTGCCGGACGCGTGGATCAACCTGGGCCAGGCGTGGCTCAAGCACGCGGGGCTCGCGAGCACGGCCCGGCCCGAGGAGGATTTGGAGCAGGCCCGGCGGGCCCTGGAGCGCGCCCAGGCCCTCAACCCGCGCAACTTCGTGGCGTGGTTCCTCGGCGGCACCCTGGAGTTCGAGCGAGCCACCTGGCTGCGCCAGACCGGCGCGGATGCCCGGCCCGCGCTCGTCACCGCGGCGGCGCACTTCCAGCGCGGCCTCGACATCAACCCCCGCGTGGCCCCGCTGCACAACGGCCAGGGCATGGCCTTCGCGGAGCAGGGCCGCGAGGCGTGGGAGCGCGGCGAGGACCCCGAGCCCCTGCTCGCCCGGGCCCAGGCGGCGTACGCGCGGGCCGTGGAGGTGGCCCCCGGCCAGGGCTGGGGACAGAACAACGCGGGCGAGGTCCATGCCGCGCGCGCCGGCTACCGGCTGCTCCAGGGGGAGGACCCGAGCGCCGAGGCCCGGGCGGCCGAGGCGGAGTACCTGCGCGCCGTGACCCTGCTGCCCGGTCAGGCGACGCCCTGGGCCAACCTGGCCAAGGTCCGCGTCCAGCGCGCGGCCTTCGTCCTGGAGCACGGCGGAGACCCCCAGGCGCTGCTCGCCCAGGCCCAGGAGGCGCTCACCCAGGCCTTCCAGCGCCACGCCGACGAGGCCCAGGCCTGGTTCCACCAGGGCGAGGTCCATGCCCTCCAGGCGCGCTTACAGGGTCGGCGTCGGGCCCCGGACACGGGCGAGGCCTTCGATCGGGCGACCCGGGCGCACGAGAAGGCGGTCCAGCTCGCGCCGCGCAACGCGGACTACCGGCTCGCGCTCGGGCACCTGGAGCGCGAGCGGGGACGCTGGCTGCGCGCCTCGGGCCAGGACGCGGCCCCGACGCTCCAGCGCGGCCTGACCCTCGCCGAGGCGCTGCTCGCCGCGCGCCCCACGTGGACGGAGGCGCTGTGGCTCAAGGCCAGCCTGCTGGAGGCGCTGCGCACGCCCGACGCCGCGCTCACCGCGAAGGTGCTCGCGGCCAACCCGCATCGGGCGCGCTGGTGGCGCGGCCAGTCCTCCGGGCCCTGA